The following are from one region of the Gambusia affinis linkage group LG02, SWU_Gaff_1.0, whole genome shotgun sequence genome:
- the rs1a gene encoding retinoschisin 1a isoform X2 — MALIMQHSLLALLLLGTDALIRIHAQETAASEAWTTKSCKCDCDGAESPTEFSILGSGSMVKGVDCMPECPYHRPLGFEAGSVSPDQVTCSNQEQYTGWFSSWLPSKARLNGQGFGCAWLSKFQDNSQWLQIDLKEVMVVSGILSQGRCDADEWVTKYSVQYRTDEKLNWIYYKDQTGNNRVFYGNSDRSSSVQNLLRPPIVARYIRVLPLGWHTRIALRLELLLCMKKCM, encoded by the exons ATGGCGCTCATCATGCAGCATTCCCTGCTCGCTCTACTTCTTCTAGGAACTGACG CGCTCATCAGGATTCATGCTCAAGAG ACTGCCGCTTCTGAGGCATGGACCACCAAGTCTTGCAAATGCGACTGCGATGGAGCTGAATCTCCAACAGAGTTTTCCATCCTGGGGTCTGGCTCTATGGTGAAAGGAGTGGATTGCATGCCAG AGTGTCCGTATCACAGGCCTCTTGGATTCGAGGCAGGATCTGTGAGTCCAGACCAAGTCACCTGCTCTAACCAGGAGCAGTACACCGGGTGGTTCTCCTCATGGCTCCCGAGCAAAGCCAGGCTCAACGGCCAAGGCTTCGG GTGTGCTTGGCTATCCAAATTCCAGGACAACAGTCAGTGGCTCCAGATCGACCTGAAGGAAGTGATGGTGGTTTCGGGGATCCTCTCTCAGGGCCGCTGTGACGCCGACGAGTGGGTCACCAAGTACAGCGTCCAGTACCGCACAGACGAGAAGCTCAACTGGATTTATTACAAAGACCAAACTGGAAACAACAGG gtgTTTTATGGAAACTCTGACCGCTCTTCATCCGTCCAGAACCTCCTCAGGCCGCCCATTGTGGCTCGCTACATCCGCGTTCTCCCCCTCGGATGGCACACTCGCATTGCTCTGCGCCTGGAGTTGCTGCTCTGCATGAAGAAGTGCATGTGA
- the rs1a gene encoding retinoschisin 1a isoform X1 — protein MMSGVEAGWKMALIMQHSLLALLLLGTDALIRIHAQETAASEAWTTKSCKCDCDGAESPTEFSILGSGSMVKGVDCMPECPYHRPLGFEAGSVSPDQVTCSNQEQYTGWFSSWLPSKARLNGQGFGCAWLSKFQDNSQWLQIDLKEVMVVSGILSQGRCDADEWVTKYSVQYRTDEKLNWIYYKDQTGNNRVFYGNSDRSSSVQNLLRPPIVARYIRVLPLGWHTRIALRLELLLCMKKCM, from the exons ATGATG TCTGGTGTGGAAGCGGGTTGGAAGATGGCGCTCATCATGCAGCATTCCCTGCTCGCTCTACTTCTTCTAGGAACTGACG CGCTCATCAGGATTCATGCTCAAGAG ACTGCCGCTTCTGAGGCATGGACCACCAAGTCTTGCAAATGCGACTGCGATGGAGCTGAATCTCCAACAGAGTTTTCCATCCTGGGGTCTGGCTCTATGGTGAAAGGAGTGGATTGCATGCCAG AGTGTCCGTATCACAGGCCTCTTGGATTCGAGGCAGGATCTGTGAGTCCAGACCAAGTCACCTGCTCTAACCAGGAGCAGTACACCGGGTGGTTCTCCTCATGGCTCCCGAGCAAAGCCAGGCTCAACGGCCAAGGCTTCGG GTGTGCTTGGCTATCCAAATTCCAGGACAACAGTCAGTGGCTCCAGATCGACCTGAAGGAAGTGATGGTGGTTTCGGGGATCCTCTCTCAGGGCCGCTGTGACGCCGACGAGTGGGTCACCAAGTACAGCGTCCAGTACCGCACAGACGAGAAGCTCAACTGGATTTATTACAAAGACCAAACTGGAAACAACAGG gtgTTTTATGGAAACTCTGACCGCTCTTCATCCGTCCAGAACCTCCTCAGGCCGCCCATTGTGGCTCGCTACATCCGCGTTCTCCCCCTCGGATGGCACACTCGCATTGCTCTGCGCCTGGAGTTGCTGCTCTGCATGAAGAAGTGCATGTGA